TATATTCCTTTATTTTTTTAAGGGCCATACCTGATTTTTTTAAAAAATCAATAATATGTAGATAAGTTAAATCTTCATCTTTAAAAATTCTATTTCCAACTTTATCTCTTTCTAAAAATGGAAATAATCCAACCTTATCATAATAATGTAAAGTATGTACTGAAATATTTACTTTTTTTGCAATTTCACTAATCTTATAAACAGCCATAATTTTCTCCTTGATTTATTTAATAAAATACAATTAATATATATTATAGCCTATGAAGCCCACTTTATAGCAATAAAAAAAATATTTTTTTTTATTAAGAAATATTTGCTATAAAGTATACTTTATAGTGTATTATAATGGTAACTTATATTAAATTTATTTTGAGATATAATAAAATTTTCATGTTTCAAAAAAGGAGGAAAAATTATGCCAGTGATTACAATGGAATTAGGAAAAGTGTCAATAGAACAAAAAAGAGAGTTAGTAACAAAAGTAACAGAATTGACAGCAGGGGTAACAGGAGTACCTAAAGAGGCTTTCATAGTTTTAATAAAAGAAAATGATGCAGAAAGTACAGGTTTTGGTGGAGAATTATTAAGTGATAAAAGAGCCAAAATGGCAGCTGAAAAAAAAGTAGGAGGAAACTATGAATAAAAAATTACCAAAAGTAGCATTAGGAGCTTGGGCTTGGGGAACAGGTTCAGCAGGTGGTGATCAAATATTTGGACATTCACTTGGAGAAAGTGAATTAAAAGCAGTGTTTGATAGAGCAATGGAGTTAGGGTTAAATCTATGGGATACTGCAACAGTTTATGGTATGGGAGCTTCTGAAAAGATTTTAGGAGAATTTATAAAAGATATAAATAAAGATAATGTAATAATTTCTACAAAATTTACTCCACAATTAGCAACAGATTCTCCTAATACAATGGAAGAAACATTTAAAGTAAATTTAAAAAATTTAGGTGTAGACTACATAGATATCTATTGGATACATAATCCAGCTGATGTAAAGAAATGGACTGAAAAAATTATACCTCTAGCTAAAAGTGGGAAGATAGGAATGTTAGGTTTATCAAACCATAGTTTAGAAGAAATAAAGTTAGCAGAAAGTATTTTAGCAAAAGAAGGATTAAAAGTTTCTGCTATCCAAAACCATTATAGTTTGTTACATCGTTCATCAGAAGATGCAGGAATTTTAGATTATTGTAAGAAAAATGGAATAATTTTCTTTGCATATATGGTGCTTGAACAAGGTGCATTATCTGGAAAATATACTACTAAAAATCCTTTACCAGCAGGAAGTGCAAGAGCAGTTACATATAATCCATTATTACCTGAAATTGAAAAATTATTACCTACATTAAAAGAAGTTGCTGATAAACATGATGCTTCTATTGCACAAATTGCAGTTGCTTGGGCTATTGCTAAAGGAACTTTACCAATAATTGGAGTAACAAGTGTAGCACAAGTTGAAGATGCTGCTTTTATTTCAAAAATTAATTTATCTGATGATGAAATTAAAAAGATAGAAGAAGTTGCTAAAACTTTAAATATTAAAACTACTCGTGAATGGGAAAAGGATATGAAATAAGGAGAAAAATGAAAAAAATATTAATAGTATCAGGACATCCTGATTTAGAAAATTCAACAGCAAATAGAATAATAATAGAAAATTTATCTAAGAAATTACCTGAAGCAACAATTCATAGATTAGATAAGATTATAGAAAATGGAAATTTCAATATTGAAAAAGAGCAAACATTACTTTTAGAATATGATACTTATATATTTGTATCTCCATTCTATTGGTATTCTTGGTCAGCTTTAATGAAAAAATGGGTTGATGAAGTATTTACACATGGTTTTGCACATGGAAGTACAGGGAAAAAAGTTCAAGGTAAAAATATACTTTTATCTTTTACAACAGGAGCCCCATTTGAAGAATATAAACATGAAGGTTCAATGAGACATACAGTTGAAGAATTTTTGTATCCAGTTGAAGGATTGGCACATCTTTGTGGAATGAATGCTC
This portion of the Fusobacterium simiae genome encodes:
- the dmpI gene encoding 4-oxalocrotonate tautomerase DmpI; this encodes MPVITMELGKVSIEQKRELVTKVTELTAGVTGVPKEAFIVLIKENDAESTGFGGELLSDKRAKMAAEKKVGGNYE
- a CDS encoding aldo/keto reductase, with protein sequence MNKKLPKVALGAWAWGTGSAGGDQIFGHSLGESELKAVFDRAMELGLNLWDTATVYGMGASEKILGEFIKDINKDNVIISTKFTPQLATDSPNTMEETFKVNLKNLGVDYIDIYWIHNPADVKKWTEKIIPLAKSGKIGMLGLSNHSLEEIKLAESILAKEGLKVSAIQNHYSLLHRSSEDAGILDYCKKNGIIFFAYMVLEQGALSGKYTTKNPLPAGSARAVTYNPLLPEIEKLLPTLKEVADKHDASIAQIAVAWAIAKGTLPIIGVTSVAQVEDAAFISKINLSDDEIKKIEEVAKTLNIKTTREWEKDMK
- a CDS encoding NAD(P)H-dependent oxidoreductase, whose translation is MKKILIVSGHPDLENSTANRIIIENLSKKLPEATIHRLDKIIENGNFNIEKEQTLLLEYDTYIFVSPFYWYSWSALMKKWVDEVFTHGFAHGSTGKKVQGKNILLSFTTGAPFEEYKHEGSMRHTVEEFLYPVEGLAHLCGMNALPTVYSNDMTFIPTVHDDNRLKEIQKKAEKHANRIVELVK